Proteins from a single region of Argiope bruennichi chromosome 6, qqArgBrue1.1, whole genome shotgun sequence:
- the LOC129971992 gene encoding zinc finger protein 569-like — protein MGKCRCKRCGNILIRGEDHPCFIHKKIDYRYSIQQEAKSDDNLDDGNDKSTESSNDNSQNLSRAFGRNESKRSLLRSLLLFQNNERNKSTNSAGSSNYSQPRNPSDSSYFHPISDFQAIQVQTNQNVSFTASSENAESNNRHENDCIETYNREQAAAGSRGIDIQNLRGSGVSDHLHAKPDEECKMSLEDSKSQSLKKDKNYFVDDLEYIRNALTDNNNIFGTANSTENRDLPPGDYEPKNCKMQVSQCVNDEHISPEVPSQVHTKKTKVATFVKEPRSTKKDDNAVAGPSGLCARKKKFPKTYSRKDTFKPNYQTHTGNEPFMCNICKKKFSKKSDFDRHYIMHTGEKPYECAICEEKFSWKSCLIIHYRLHSGEKPYVCEFCNKGFAQKSNLKIHVRTHTGERPYKCPSCEESFINSSNCKKHHKRKHE, from the coding sequence aTGGGTAAATGCCGTTGCAAACGTTGTGGAAATATATTAATACGTGGTGAGGATCACCCTTGCttcattcacaaaaaaattgACTACAGGTATTCAATACAACAGGAAGCAAAATCCGATGACAACCTTGATGACGGAAACGATAAATCTACGGAAAGTTCGAATGACAATTCACAGAATTTAAGTCGTGCTTTTGGACGAAACGAAAGTAAAAGATCACTGCTCAGAAGTTTgcttctatttcaaaataatgaaagaaacaaGTCTACGAATTCTGCAGGGAGCTCCAACTATTCACAACCAAGGAATCCTTCTGATAGTTCATATTTTCATCCCATTTCAGATTTTCAAGCGATTCAAGTCCAAACAAATCAAAATGTCTCTTTTACGGCTTCTTCAGAAAATGCTGAATCTAATAACAGACATGAAAATGATTGTATCGAAACCTATAACAGAGAACAAGCTGCTGCCGGATCGAGGGGTATTGATATACAAAATCTAAGAGGATCAGGTGTATCGGATCATCTGCATGCAAAACCTGATGAAGAATGCAAAATGTCTCTTGAAGATAGCAAATCGCAGtctttgaaaaaagataaaaattattttgtagatgaTTTAGAATATATCAGAAATGCTCTTAcagataataacaatatttttggaaCTGCGAATTCAACTGAGAATCGTGATCTGCCACCAGGAGATTACGAGccgaaaaattgcaaaatgcaagTGTCACAATGTGTAAATGATGAACATATTTCACCGGAAGTGCCCTCTCAGGTTCACACTAAGAAGACGAAAGTGGCTACCTTCGTGAAGGAACCTCGTTCTACCAAAAAAGATGACAATGCTGTGGCTGGACCTTCCGGACTCTGTGCCCGTAAGAAGAAATTTCCTAAGACGTACAGTAGGAAAGATACTTTTAAACCGAATTATCAAACACACACTGGCAATGAGCCCTTTATGTGcaatatatgtaagaaaaaattctCTAAGAAATCAGATTTCGACCGACATTACATAATGCACACTGGCGAAAAGCCTTATGAATGCGCTATATGTGAAGAAAAATTCAGTTGGAAATCATGTCTCATCATCCATTATCGATTACATTCTGGCGAAAAGCCTTATGtgtgtgaattttgtaataaaggtTTTGCTCAAAAGAGTAATCTTAAAATACATGTAAGGACACACACTGGAGAAAGGCCATATAAATGTCCATCTTGTGAAGAGTCTTTCATAAACAGCAGCAATTGTAAAAAGCATCACAAAAGAAAGCACGagtga